Within the Magnetospirillum sp. 15-1 genome, the region TGATGGCGGCATCGGGCAGGCCCAGGATGGACGCCACATCGGCGACGCTGTGCTGGGTCTGGGGCGGCTCGTTCTGGGGATAGGGCGAATGGGGAGGGTGCCCCGGAGGATGCGAATCCCGCTCGAGGGCGTATTCGTTGACATGCCCGATGGAATAAACCGGTTCGCTGCGAAACTGATTGGCCATCCTTCCCCCCGACGGGAAGTACGATTTCGATGCATAGTAGCATGGGGGCCGGAAGCGTGTCCGAAATTTCGGCAATACGTCCTTGCGTCCAGGGCGCGGCTGCATATAATTCCGCCCTTTCTCTTCCCTAGGCAGGGCAAGGATAGAGCATGGTCAAAGCGGCCCCCATCCAGGTCGGCATCATCATGGGCAGCCAGTCGGACTGGGAGACCATGCGCCACGCCGCCCAGGTGCTCAGCGACCTCGGCATCGCCTTCGAGACCCGGGTGGTCTCGGCCCACCGCACGCCGAAGCGCCTCTACGACTACGCCACCTCGGCCAAGGGCCGCGGGCTGAAGGTGATCATCGCCGGAGCCGGCGGCGCCGCCCATCTGCCGGGCATGGCCGCCGCCATGACCACGCTGCCGGTATTCGGCGTGCCGGTGGAAAGCAAGGCGCTGAAGGGCCAGGACTCGCTGCTGTCCATCGTCCAGATGCCCGGCGGCATTCCGGTGGGAACCCTGGCCATCGGCAAGGCGGGCGCCACCAATGCCGGCCTGCTGGCCGGCGCGGTGATCGCCCTGATGGACCCGGCGGTGGACGCGGCGCTGGAAGCCTGGCGCGCCCGCCAGACCGAATCGGTGGCCGAAGCTCCGGTGGACCCCGATTCTCCCGATCTGATCCGCCCGTGAGCCGCGATCCCGCGTCGTCTCCGCTGCCGCCCGGCAGCA harbors:
- the purE gene encoding 5-(carboxyamino)imidazole ribonucleotide mutase: MVKAAPIQVGIIMGSQSDWETMRHAAQVLSDLGIAFETRVVSAHRTPKRLYDYATSAKGRGLKVIIAGAGGAAHLPGMAAAMTTLPVFGVPVESKALKGQDSLLSIVQMPGGIPVGTLAIGKAGATNAGLLAGAVIALMDPAVDAALEAWRARQTESVAEAPVDPDSPDLIRP